A genomic segment from Pyrodictium occultum encodes:
- the prs gene encoding ribose-phosphate diphosphokinase codes for MAARYVVVAAPGVPESFAEGLARSLGAELARAEHKLFPDGESYVRIPAGLDGAVAVVASTGYPEPTRRLWEAALLAEASRGLGASHVVAVMGYTPYSRQDRRFIRGEPVSIRVTLGLLASSGAEAFAAVDLHKPESLHWFPGPAASVDPSPAFAERLRGAAEAAEKIYVIAPDRGAFHRARRLAERLGAAFDYLEKSRDRVTGEITMRPKTLDVRGATVVIVDDIVSTGGTMARAAEILLQQGAREVIAACTHGLFAGDALQKLRKAGVSRILAGNTVKPPEGVEEVDVSRQVAAAIDRLVEAVAGYEQEKPQKRG; via the coding sequence GTGGCGGCCCGATACGTCGTTGTAGCCGCGCCCGGCGTCCCCGAGAGCTTCGCTGAGGGGCTCGCCAGGAGCCTGGGCGCGGAGCTGGCCCGCGCCGAGCACAAGCTGTTCCCCGACGGGGAGAGCTACGTCAGGATACCCGCCGGCCTCGATGGCGCCGTGGCGGTGGTAGCCTCAACCGGCTACCCGGAGCCGACGAGGAGGCTCTGGGAGGCGGCCCTCCTTGCCGAGGCCTCCCGGGGGCTCGGCGCCAGCCACGTGGTCGCGGTGATGGGGTATACCCCCTACAGCCGGCAGGACCGCCGCTTCATCCGCGGCGAGCCGGTGAGCATCCGCGTCACCCTAGGCCTCCTAGCGTCCAGCGGCGCCGAGGCCTTCGCGGCCGTGGACCTGCATAAGCCGGAGAGCCTCCACTGGTTCCCGGGCCCCGCGGCCAGCGTGGACCCCAGCCCAGCGTTCGCCGAGAGGCTCCGCGGGGCCGCGGAGGCCGCCGAGAAGATCTACGTGATCGCCCCCGACCGGGGCGCCTTCCACCGGGCCCGCAGGCTCGCCGAGAGGCTGGGGGCGGCCTTCGACTACCTTGAGAAGAGCAGGGACAGGGTAACCGGGGAGATAACAATGAGGCCCAAGACGCTCGACGTCAGGGGCGCCACGGTAGTGATAGTCGACGATATAGTGAGCACCGGGGGGACCATGGCCAGGGCCGCGGAGATCCTCCTCCAGCAGGGAGCCCGGGAGGTCATAGCAGCCTGCACCCACGGCCTCTTCGCGGGCGACGCCCTCCAGAAGCTTAGGAAGGCAGGGGTATCCAGGATACTAGCCGGCAACACCGTGAAGCCCCCGGAGGGCGTGGAGGAGGTGGACGTGAGCAGGCAGGTAGCCGCGGCGATCGACAGGCTCGTGGAAGCCGTGGCGGGCTACGAGCAGGAGAAGCCCCAGAAGCGGGGCTAG
- a CDS encoding 2-oxoacid:acceptor oxidoreductase family protein has protein sequence MTRVEIRFHGRGGQGAVTAAEVLAAAAIREGKYAMAFPEYGAERRGAPVLAFVRIDDKVILEREPVLEPDIVVVLDPSLVPSIYMRGLKPSGLTVINTKKSPEEAAEFIRSHGLNPPRCVATVDATSIALKHLGAPIVNTSMLGALARASKVVELDSLEHSIEEYFEDKPRIIEPNLRAVEEAYSSTEVVCL, from the coding sequence TTGACGCGTGTAGAAATCAGGTTCCACGGCCGGGGAGGCCAGGGAGCCGTCACGGCTGCCGAGGTGCTCGCCGCCGCCGCGATCCGGGAGGGCAAGTACGCTATGGCCTTCCCCGAGTACGGCGCCGAGCGCCGCGGGGCCCCGGTGCTCGCCTTCGTCAGGATAGACGACAAGGTTATCCTCGAGAGGGAGCCGGTCCTCGAGCCCGACATAGTTGTAGTCCTGGACCCGAGCCTGGTGCCCAGCATATACATGAGGGGGCTTAAGCCGAGCGGGCTAACGGTGATAAATACTAAGAAGAGCCCCGAGGAGGCCGCCGAGTTCATCAGGAGCCATGGACTGAACCCGCCCCGCTGCGTGGCGACCGTCGACGCGACTAGCATAGCTCTCAAGCACCTGGGGGCGCCGATAGTGAATACCTCGATGCTCGGCGCCCTGGCACGGGCCTCCAAGGTCGTGGAGCTCGACTCGCTCGAGCATAGTATAGAGGAGTATTTCGAGGATAAGCCCAGGATTATTGAACCCAACCTGCGCGCGGTGGAGGAGGCCTACTCCTCGACGGAGGTGGTCTGCCTGTGA
- a CDS encoding 4Fe-4S binding protein, translating to MDRYLGKKYPETMEDLPIAAIVPWPGSTEEVDVSSWRTFRPVINQEKCIRCRLCWVYCPDSAILELDKEYTNKQGKKFRITFEVDYQHCKGCGICAFECPVNAIEMVPEER from the coding sequence ATGGACCGCTACCTGGGTAAAAAGTACCCCGAGACCATGGAAGACCTCCCGATAGCGGCTATCGTGCCCTGGCCGGGCAGCACCGAGGAGGTTGACGTAAGCTCCTGGAGGACATTCCGCCCGGTGATAAACCAGGAGAAGTGTATCCGGTGCCGCCTCTGCTGGGTCTACTGCCCGGATAGCGCTATCCTCGAGCTGGACAAGGAGTACACCAACAAGCAGGGCAAGAAGTTCAGGATAACTTTCGAGGTTGACTACCAGCACTGCAAGGGCTGCGGTATCTGCGCCTTCGAGTGCCCCGTGAACGCGATAGAGATGGTGCCGGAGGAGAGGTGA
- a CDS encoding transketolase C-terminal domain-containing protein, which translates to MEARSRERAEARQAQRIAAKGNYAAALAVRDVDIDVAAIYPITPQAQIAEKITEMVANGELDAEVIPVEGEHSAMSAVIAAAATGARVFTATSSQGLEYMHEMLYIASGLRQPVVMAIATRALSAPLNIWNDYSDVMGMRDTGWIIIFSETVQEVYDNLIQAYYIAEHPDVLLPVAVTLDGYILSHTVEPLEPIPREEVLKYAAKRPRGYRPVLDPDKPMTFGVVGGPDWYYEAKVQQDLALRESPRVIEEAAREFEKRFGRRYGLIEEYMMEDAEVAIVSLGATASLVKAAVNRLREEGVRAGMVKIRVYRPFPAEQVAKALENVKAVGVLDRALAFGAAVEGPLFLDVSAALAVRGITKPMASFVHGLGGRDIYVKDVVEMYKKLLNIAETGRSEPRTLFYGVRSRMRLH; encoded by the coding sequence CTGGAGGCCAGGAGCCGGGAGCGGGCTGAGGCGCGGCAGGCCCAGAGGATAGCCGCTAAGGGTAACTACGCCGCCGCTCTCGCTGTCCGCGACGTCGATATAGACGTGGCCGCTATATACCCGATAACCCCGCAGGCCCAGATAGCCGAGAAGATAACCGAGATGGTTGCCAACGGGGAGCTCGACGCCGAGGTAATACCCGTCGAGGGCGAGCACAGCGCTATGAGCGCTGTCATCGCCGCAGCCGCCACCGGCGCCAGGGTGTTCACCGCCACGAGCAGCCAGGGCCTCGAGTACATGCACGAGATGCTCTACATAGCCAGTGGCCTCCGCCAACCAGTGGTCATGGCTATAGCTACTCGCGCGCTCAGCGCGCCGCTGAACATATGGAACGACTACAGCGACGTCATGGGAATGAGGGATACCGGCTGGATAATAATATTTAGCGAGACCGTGCAGGAGGTGTACGACAACCTGATCCAGGCCTACTATATAGCCGAGCACCCGGACGTGCTGCTCCCCGTAGCCGTGACGCTCGACGGCTACATACTCAGCCACACGGTGGAGCCCCTGGAGCCTATACCCAGGGAGGAGGTGCTGAAGTACGCGGCCAAGAGGCCCAGGGGGTACCGGCCGGTGCTGGACCCCGACAAGCCCATGACGTTCGGCGTTGTCGGCGGCCCCGACTGGTACTACGAGGCCAAGGTACAGCAGGACCTGGCGCTCCGCGAGTCGCCCCGCGTGATAGAGGAGGCCGCGAGGGAGTTCGAGAAGAGGTTCGGCCGCCGCTACGGCCTCATAGAGGAGTACATGATGGAGGACGCCGAGGTGGCTATAGTGAGCCTCGGGGCCACCGCGAGCCTGGTGAAGGCCGCCGTCAACAGGCTGCGCGAGGAGGGCGTGAGGGCGGGGATGGTGAAGATCCGCGTCTACCGGCCCTTCCCCGCCGAGCAGGTGGCCAAGGCGCTTGAGAACGTCAAGGCCGTCGGCGTGCTCGACCGCGCCCTCGCATTCGGCGCCGCTGTGGAGGGACCCCTCTTCCTAGACGTCTCGGCGGCGCTCGCCGTGAGGGGGATCACGAAGCCTATGGCGAGCTTCGTCCACGGCCTCGGCGGCCGCGACATATACGTGAAGGATGTGGTGGAGATGTACAAGAAGCTCCTGAACATCGCGGAGACAGGCAGGAGCGAGCCCCGCACACTATTCTACGGGGTTAGGAGCAGGATGAGGCTCCACTAG
- the porB gene encoding pyruvate synthase subunit PorB, with protein MAIAKPIRTVWDIPREEQFAPGHSMCQGCAAALIMRMLMKVAGKDAIVVMGTGCVEVTTTLFPRTAWRNPWLHLAFENTGAAASGVEAAIKALQRKGVLDPNRRIKVVAIAGDGGTFDIGLQSLSGMMERGHDVMYVVYDNEAYMNTGIQRSSATPFGAWTTTTPVGKRMRGEPHPKKDIIGIALAHRIPYIATANPAYPTDMMEKFRKAYETRGPSLVHVLSPCTPGWRIRNEHSIHVARLAVLTGMWVQLEIVNGKPRVTVKVPKRKPVREYLKLQGRFRHLTDEEIEQIQKMVDHYVEEINRWVGEQAIGPVAE; from the coding sequence ATGGCCATAGCTAAGCCCATACGCACAGTCTGGGACATACCCCGCGAGGAGCAGTTCGCCCCCGGCCACAGCATGTGCCAGGGCTGCGCCGCGGCCCTCATAATGAGGATGCTGATGAAGGTAGCGGGTAAGGACGCAATAGTGGTGATGGGCACTGGCTGCGTCGAGGTAACCACCACCCTGTTCCCCAGGACCGCGTGGAGGAACCCCTGGCTCCACCTAGCCTTCGAGAACACCGGCGCCGCGGCGAGCGGCGTCGAGGCGGCGATTAAGGCGCTGCAGAGGAAGGGCGTGCTGGACCCCAACAGGAGGATAAAGGTGGTGGCGATAGCAGGTGACGGCGGCACCTTTGACATAGGGCTGCAGAGCCTCAGCGGCATGATGGAGAGGGGCCACGACGTCATGTACGTGGTCTACGACAACGAGGCCTACATGAACACCGGCATACAGAGGAGCAGCGCCACGCCATTCGGCGCCTGGACCACCACGACCCCGGTTGGGAAGAGGATGAGGGGCGAGCCCCACCCGAAGAAGGACATAATAGGAATAGCGCTGGCCCACAGGATACCCTACATAGCCACCGCAAACCCCGCCTACCCGACCGACATGATGGAGAAGTTCCGGAAGGCCTACGAGACCCGGGGCCCGAGCCTTGTACACGTGCTCTCGCCCTGCACCCCTGGCTGGAGGATAAGGAACGAGCACAGCATCCATGTAGCGCGGCTGGCAGTCCTCACCGGCATGTGGGTGCAGCTCGAGATAGTGAACGGGAAGCCCAGGGTAACGGTAAAGGTGCCCAAGAGGAAGCCGGTCAGGGAGTACCTCAAGCTCCAGGGCAGGTTCCGCCACCTGACCGACGAGGAGATAGAGCAGATCCAGAAGATGGTCGACCACTACGTGGAGGAGATCAACCGCTGGGTGGGCGAGCAGGCCATAGGCCCGGTGGCCGAGTAG
- a CDS encoding amidohydrolase family protein has product MWALPLLEKALQLIEEVPCIADAHVHLVDNRSPWELALELAGYRVSLAQVMEIRPPAELVAARSQRVLARAWRAAEPVLRRLAPWLLEHYETPDRLLAETLIFLSRFGPVEPRESPSGARLVFYADPEPSRGPGEVYEAARRRLGEGYRGLKLITTMHMVWPDSKEVEEVFEAAEEKAVPVLVHAGCDPGLWELPAFCSLGNPERLERAIATHRDVPVIIAHAGGYSAAAPGVFTEEAVKLARRYPNVYLDTSAVPLDVLEIVVSSLPAGKILHASDYPVVEEDTPARSAARLVAAALRRGRGRGELEAMLYRNLEELLGVECRPLEPP; this is encoded by the coding sequence GTGTGGGCCCTGCCCCTTCTAGAGAAGGCTCTGCAGCTCATCGAGGAGGTGCCGTGCATAGCCGACGCCCATGTCCACCTGGTTGATAACCGCAGCCCCTGGGAGCTGGCGCTGGAGCTGGCCGGCTACCGCGTCTCCCTGGCCCAGGTCATGGAGATCCGGCCCCCTGCCGAGCTTGTGGCGGCGAGGAGCCAGCGCGTGCTAGCCAGGGCCTGGAGGGCGGCGGAGCCCGTGCTGAGGAGGCTCGCGCCCTGGCTGCTGGAGCACTACGAGACCCCGGACCGGCTGCTGGCCGAGACCCTCATCTTCCTCTCGCGCTTCGGCCCCGTGGAGCCCCGCGAGAGCCCCAGCGGGGCGAGGCTCGTGTTCTACGCCGACCCGGAGCCGAGCCGGGGCCCCGGGGAGGTGTATGAGGCCGCCCGGAGGAGGCTCGGGGAGGGCTACCGGGGGCTCAAGCTGATCACGACGATGCACATGGTGTGGCCGGACTCGAAGGAGGTCGAGGAGGTGTTCGAGGCCGCCGAGGAGAAGGCCGTGCCCGTCCTCGTCCACGCGGGCTGCGACCCCGGCCTCTGGGAGCTGCCCGCCTTCTGCAGCCTCGGCAACCCGGAGCGGCTCGAGAGGGCCATAGCCACGCACCGGGACGTGCCGGTGATAATAGCCCACGCGGGCGGCTACAGCGCGGCCGCGCCCGGCGTGTTCACCGAGGAGGCGGTGAAGCTGGCCCGCCGCTACCCCAACGTCTACCTCGACACGAGCGCCGTGCCCCTGGATGTCCTCGAGATAGTAGTCTCGAGCCTCCCGGCCGGGAAGATACTGCACGCCAGCGACTACCCGGTGGTGGAGGAGGACACTCCGGCCAGGAGCGCCGCCCGGCTCGTGGCGGCTGCACTGCGGAGGGGCCGGGGGCGCGGCGAGCTAGAGGCGATGCTCTACCGGAACCTCGAGGAGCTGCTCGGCGTGGAGTGCAGGCCTCTGGAGCCGCCCTAG
- a CDS encoding NifB/NifX family molybdenum-iron cluster-binding protein, whose protein sequence is MGCVCVSVATDDGERVKLGHFGDARYYLHYVRCGSEGWRLERRVENPYASRGHGSEEHGEHGGKGHGGKRAKILELNRGCNAIVATALGPGGREFMEKHGLRVIIVRPYTSIEEALRRAEEELGLARAARG, encoded by the coding sequence GTGGGGTGCGTCTGCGTATCAGTGGCGACGGATGACGGGGAGAGGGTCAAGCTAGGCCACTTCGGGGATGCCCGCTACTACCTCCACTACGTCCGCTGCGGCAGCGAGGGCTGGAGGCTGGAGAGGAGGGTTGAGAACCCCTACGCCAGCCGCGGCCACGGCTCCGAGGAGCACGGGGAGCACGGGGGGAAGGGCCACGGGGGTAAGAGGGCCAAGATACTCGAGCTGAACAGGGGCTGCAACGCTATAGTCGCGACCGCGCTGGGGCCCGGCGGCAGGGAGTTCATGGAGAAGCACGGGCTGCGGGTGATAATAGTCAGGCCCTATACCAGCATCGAGGAGGCGCTGAGGAGGGCTGAGGAGGAGCTGGGCCTGGCCCGCGCCGCCAGGGGCTAG
- a CDS encoding DUF1611 domain-containing protein, translating into MVYHEGRRRAAVYAPGAYGREEGKTGHDLVIFDGGLLWNLVAVVDPFNAGRDAGEVLGLGRKGIPVVRSLREAIEAGAEAIILGAAPVGGRLPGEWRRDIRDALEAGLDVYSGLHTFLSDDPELREAAERGGARIVDVRKPDPRYFRVWDGRVLGTEMKRVLVAGTDCEAGKNIATYTLYRALEERGASACMIGTGQTMLLLGARGLVMDAVPSDFVAGALEQVIVEEYERGCKIAVIEGQAAVTHEAYGHVSLGILRGASPTHIVVAHVPGRRWRAAFSHAWKPLRVPEPGEELALLRALNPYPDAVLAGITLNTSAYSPEEAKRIEEEYTRTYMAPAVDPLRTEVDSIAERILRG; encoded by the coding sequence ATGGTGTACCACGAGGGTAGGAGGAGGGCGGCTGTCTACGCCCCCGGCGCCTACGGCAGGGAGGAGGGGAAGACGGGCCACGACCTGGTAATATTCGACGGGGGCCTCCTATGGAACCTTGTGGCCGTGGTTGACCCATTCAACGCCGGCCGCGACGCCGGCGAGGTGCTGGGGCTCGGGAGGAAAGGCATACCGGTGGTGAGGAGCCTCCGCGAGGCCATCGAGGCCGGCGCGGAGGCGATCATCCTGGGCGCCGCGCCGGTGGGCGGGAGGCTGCCCGGGGAGTGGAGGAGGGACATCCGCGACGCCCTGGAGGCGGGGCTCGACGTCTACAGCGGGCTCCACACCTTCCTCTCCGACGACCCGGAGCTGCGGGAGGCAGCGGAGAGGGGAGGGGCCAGGATTGTTGACGTCCGCAAGCCCGACCCCCGGTACTTCCGGGTCTGGGACGGCAGGGTGCTGGGCACGGAGATGAAGCGCGTCCTCGTAGCCGGGACGGACTGCGAGGCCGGGAAGAATATTGCGACCTACACGCTCTACCGGGCCCTAGAGGAAAGGGGGGCCAGCGCCTGCATGATAGGGACGGGGCAGACCATGCTCCTCCTAGGCGCCCGGGGCCTGGTCATGGACGCGGTGCCGAGCGACTTCGTGGCCGGGGCCCTGGAGCAGGTGATAGTGGAGGAGTATGAGAGGGGCTGCAAGATAGCGGTTATAGAGGGCCAGGCGGCGGTGACCCACGAGGCCTATGGCCACGTCTCCCTCGGCATCCTGCGCGGCGCCTCGCCGACCCACATAGTGGTGGCCCACGTCCCCGGCCGCCGCTGGAGGGCTGCGTTCAGCCACGCCTGGAAGCCCCTCCGCGTCCCGGAGCCCGGCGAGGAGCTGGCGCTCCTCCGGGCCCTCAACCCCTACCCCGACGCCGTGCTGGCCGGGATAACGCTGAACACCAGCGCCTACAGCCCCGAGGAGGCAAAGAGGATAGAGGAGGAGTACACGAGGACCTATATGGCGCCGGCCGTGGACCCGCTCCGCACGGAGGTGGACTCGATAGCCGAGAGGATACTCCGGGGCTAG
- a CDS encoding mandelate racemase/muconate lactonizing enzyme family protein has translation MPRIERVEAWRIRAGLRGVFRISYAAHAELENIAVAVALDDGTTGYGEAAPAPRVTWESLEAVEAYAREAGERLRGLRLPDELGEALRRVHAGAPGFSSARAALEAAVLDAASRALGVPLYTLLGGRLRSGLETDYTVSLPGGEALEEIRRGRGRLREAFIEAVEYLVGSRSQPPGDAPFPLPRVQGFRVLKVKLGTGRLEDDVLLAETVYEASGGRAVVRVDANQAWSPKQAVRVIRRLERSLGTALELVEQPVPAGALEGLAEVRRAVETPVAADESARSLEEIARVASMRAADVVNIKVAKVGGPLQAARAASLLEAHGLEAMWGCMVETGLGIAQALHPALASAATRYVDLDSPLFLRENPVENPPRYRARAGRVELEPPGGPGLGPRPRRGATGPAPQSSGL, from the coding sequence TTGCCGCGCATAGAGAGGGTGGAGGCCTGGAGGATCCGCGCGGGGCTGCGCGGGGTCTTCCGCATCTCCTACGCCGCCCACGCGGAGCTGGAGAACATCGCCGTGGCCGTCGCGCTGGACGACGGCACCACAGGCTACGGGGAGGCCGCGCCCGCGCCCAGGGTGACGTGGGAGAGCCTCGAGGCGGTCGAGGCCTACGCCAGGGAGGCTGGGGAGAGGCTCCGGGGCCTTAGGCTCCCCGACGAGCTGGGGGAGGCGCTCCGCAGGGTCCACGCCGGGGCCCCGGGCTTCTCCTCCGCCCGCGCCGCCCTCGAGGCCGCGGTGCTGGACGCCGCGTCCAGGGCTCTCGGCGTGCCGCTCTACACGCTCCTCGGGGGCAGGCTCCGCTCGGGCCTGGAGACGGACTACACCGTCTCCCTCCCCGGGGGCGAGGCGCTGGAGGAGATCCGGAGGGGGAGGGGCAGGCTCCGGGAGGCCTTCATAGAGGCCGTCGAGTACCTTGTCGGATCCCGCTCCCAGCCCCCGGGAGACGCCCCGTTTCCCCTGCCCCGGGTCCAGGGCTTCCGCGTGCTCAAGGTGAAGCTCGGCACAGGCAGGCTTGAGGACGATGTGCTCCTCGCCGAGACGGTCTACGAGGCGTCCGGGGGCAGGGCGGTGGTAAGGGTCGACGCCAACCAGGCCTGGAGCCCCAAGCAGGCTGTCCGGGTTATCCGGAGGCTGGAGAGGAGCCTGGGGACCGCGCTCGAGCTCGTCGAGCAGCCCGTGCCCGCCGGGGCCCTGGAGGGGCTGGCCGAGGTCAGGAGGGCCGTGGAGACCCCGGTGGCGGCCGACGAGTCAGCCAGGAGCCTCGAGGAGATAGCCAGGGTTGCCTCGATGAGGGCCGCGGACGTGGTCAACATAAAGGTGGCCAAGGTGGGCGGCCCGCTCCAGGCGGCCCGGGCGGCCTCGCTCCTAGAGGCCCACGGGCTGGAGGCCATGTGGGGGTGCATGGTGGAGACCGGGCTGGGCATCGCCCAGGCGCTCCACCCGGCCCTAGCGAGCGCCGCGACCAGGTACGTGGACCTCGACTCGCCCCTCTTCCTCAGGGAGAACCCGGTGGAGAACCCGCCCAGGTACCGGGCCCGGGCCGGGAGGGTGGAGCTGGAGCCCCCTGGGGGCCCAGGCCTGGGTCCCAGGCCCCGCCGCGGGGCTACTGGGCCAGCTCCGCAGTCCTCCGGGCTATGA
- a CDS encoding ATP:cob(I)alamin adenosyltransferase → MQMADACHGGTGLDTEAVIAGRLVRLPKHSPVIELYGAVEEAEALIARARLQLEARDPATAERLYLLQRAIRLLPGVLAGAVDPGQPLRLIEEAARGLERPGGWSLTGCSPEDPDIVLAMARLRAGDRLIARAHEEGEVPRELASRISMLLEAASYMLYAIHWSLCSRAPQGRRLIARRTAELAQ, encoded by the coding sequence GTGCAGATGGCCGACGCCTGCCACGGCGGGACCGGCCTGGACACGGAGGCAGTGATAGCAGGGAGGCTGGTGAGGCTCCCCAAGCACAGCCCGGTGATCGAGCTCTACGGCGCGGTCGAGGAGGCCGAGGCCCTCATAGCCAGGGCCAGGCTGCAGCTGGAGGCCCGCGACCCCGCCACCGCGGAGAGGCTCTACCTCCTCCAGCGCGCCATCCGCCTCCTCCCCGGCGTCCTGGCAGGCGCCGTGGACCCGGGGCAGCCCCTGCGGCTCATAGAGGAGGCCGCCCGGGGCCTCGAGCGGCCCGGCGGCTGGAGCCTCACTGGCTGCAGCCCCGAGGACCCCGACATAGTGCTCGCCATGGCCAGGCTCCGGGCCGGCGACAGGCTGATCGCCCGGGCCCACGAGGAGGGGGAGGTGCCCCGGGAGCTGGCCAGCCGCATCTCCATGCTGCTGGAGGCGGCTAGCTACATGCTCTACGCCATCCACTGGAGCCTCTGCAGCCGTGCCCCTCAGGGAAGGAGGCTCATAGCCCGGAGGACTGCGGAGCTGGCCCAGTAG